Proteins from a single region of Crassaminicella profunda:
- a CDS encoding MazG-like family protein: MDQYTTFKQISLPKLNNLQPGLESTCLKLMEEAGELAQAIGKFRGMNGEKVNLKEKEVVEMISNELLDVAQVAVSMMFVLEEEYGISIKEKVDDHINKLVKKGYIKVEG; this comes from the coding sequence ATGGATCAATATACAACTTTTAAGCAGATTAGTTTACCGAAATTAAATAATCTACAGCCAGGTCTTGAATCTACTTGCTTAAAGCTAATGGAAGAAGCTGGAGAATTGGCACAGGCAATAGGAAAATTTAGAGGAATGAATGGCGAAAAAGTTAATTTAAAAGAAAAGGAAGTCGTGGAAATGATTAGTAATGAGCTTTTAGATGTGGCTCAAGTTGCAGTATCCATGATGTTTGTACTTGAAGAAGAATATGGGATTAGTATAAAAGAAAAGGTAGATGACCATATTAACAAATTGGTGAAAAAAGGGTATATCAAAGTAGAAGGGTAA
- a CDS encoding (2Fe-2S) ferredoxin domain-containing protein, with product MVTIHVCIGSACHLKGAYNVIHGLQKIVDERNLADQITIKAEFCLGECTKAVSVKVNDSPILSVDENKVEAFFEEFVLGRL from the coding sequence ATGGTAACGATTCATGTATGTATAGGAAGTGCCTGTCATTTGAAAGGAGCATACAATGTTATTCATGGGCTACAAAAAATTGTAGATGAAAGAAATTTAGCTGATCAGATAACAATCAAAGCAGAGTTTTGTCTTGGTGAATGTACGAAGGCTGTTTCAGTAAAAGTAAATGATAGCCCTATTCTTTCAGTGGATGAAAACAAAGTAGAAGCATTTTTTGAGGAATTTGTTCTTGGGAGGTTATAA
- the truA gene encoding tRNA pseudouridine(38-40) synthase TruA, which yields MKNVKLTIQYDGTNFSGWQIQPNARTVQEEIEKALTKIMKKPIKINGSGRTDAGVHAMGQIANFYEEFTMPIEKIPIALNALLPQDISIREAVEVPRDFHARYNAKGKKYIYKIYNNKIRNPLLFNYTYFVTYDLDLEKMKEATNYFIGEHNFKSFMASGSSIVNTVRTIHELNLYEKDELLILEAKGNGFLYNMVRIIAGTLVDVGRGKIKLKDLPVIIKSCKREKAGHTAPPQGLYLAKVFYQS from the coding sequence ATGAAAAATGTAAAACTAACAATCCAATATGATGGTACAAATTTTAGTGGTTGGCAAATACAGCCTAATGCAAGAACGGTGCAGGAGGAGATCGAAAAGGCTTTAACGAAAATAATGAAAAAGCCTATAAAGATTAATGGTTCAGGTAGAACGGATGCAGGGGTTCATGCAATGGGTCAGATAGCTAATTTTTATGAGGAGTTTACTATGCCTATTGAGAAAATTCCTATAGCATTAAATGCTCTATTGCCACAGGATATATCTATTAGAGAGGCGGTAGAAGTACCACGAGATTTTCATGCTAGATACAATGCTAAAGGGAAAAAATATATATATAAGATTTATAATAATAAGATACGTAATCCACTTCTTTTTAACTATACATATTTTGTAACATATGATTTAGATCTAGAAAAAATGAAAGAAGCTACAAATTATTTTATTGGGGAACATAATTTTAAAAGCTTTATGGCATCAGGAAGTAGCATAGTAAATACAGTAAGAACTATTCATGAATTGAATTTATACGAAAAAGATGAACTGTTGATTCTAGAAGCAAAAGGAAATGGCTTTTTATATAATATGGTAAGAATTATAGCAGGTACTTTAGTGGATGTAGGAAGAGGAAAAATAAAATTAAAAGATTTACCTGTGATTATTAAATCTTGTAAAAGAGAGAAGGCTGGTCATACGGCACCGCCACAAGGATTATATCTTGCAAAAGTTTTTTATCAAAGCTAG
- a CDS encoding spore germination protein encodes MFRILKDKILGTNNRKQPNRTKDIKLTKSLEKNIEAFKKVIEPNETIIFRRVESRDWNNLKCCMIFVDGMVDKTDIHKNIILPIMKAAAPQKLEMGMIDILEKKIINASDVKKEKDANEMLMSILSGNTIVLVEGFTESLIIDTKGWEQRSITEPSVEQVVRGPREGFTETITTNLTLIRRKILSPDLKFEFKEIGVRTKTKVCICYMETLANEKIIKEVNKRLDDIQIDAILESGYIEEFIQDEPLSPFATMGNTERPDIVAANLLEGRIAIVVDGTPIVLTVPYLFIEYFQANEDYYNTFIFASFNRLLKVFGFFLTTSVPAIYVALVTFHQEMIPTPLLLSISAAREGVPFPTIVEALMLLLAFEILREGGVRLPAPIGSTIGFVGAIILGQAAVEARFVSAPIVIVIALTGISKFLVPKMMGPIIVLRLVFLFLSSFLGLYGYIFGVIGLFIHLMAIRSFGIPYMTPIGSLKMQDIKDTFIRAPWWYMYYRPKLIGDKNPIRKKDSKIPEKR; translated from the coding sequence ATGTTTAGAATATTAAAAGATAAAATTCTAGGAACGAACAATAGAAAACAACCCAATAGAACAAAAGATATAAAATTAACAAAATCCCTTGAAAAGAATATAGAAGCATTCAAAAAAGTTATTGAGCCTAATGAAACAATTATCTTTAGACGGGTAGAAAGTAGGGATTGGAATAATTTAAAATGCTGTATGATATTCGTTGATGGAATGGTTGATAAAACAGATATTCATAAAAATATTATATTACCAATTATGAAAGCAGCAGCTCCTCAAAAATTAGAAATGGGTATGATAGATATACTGGAAAAAAAAATTATCAATGCTTCAGATGTAAAAAAGGAAAAAGATGCAAATGAAATGTTGATGAGTATTTTATCTGGAAATACAATTGTTTTGGTAGAAGGATTTACTGAGAGTTTGATCATAGATACTAAAGGATGGGAACAAAGATCCATAACAGAACCTTCTGTAGAGCAAGTAGTAAGAGGTCCTAGAGAAGGTTTTACAGAGACCATAACCACGAATTTAACTTTAATAAGAAGGAAAATATTGAGTCCAGATTTAAAATTTGAGTTTAAAGAAATTGGTGTGAGAACAAAAACAAAGGTATGTATATGTTATATGGAGACACTTGCTAATGAGAAGATCATTAAAGAGGTAAATAAAAGATTAGATGATATTCAAATAGATGCAATACTTGAATCGGGATATATAGAAGAATTTATACAAGATGAACCCTTATCCCCTTTTGCCACCATGGGGAATACAGAAAGACCAGATATTGTTGCTGCAAATTTGCTTGAGGGAAGAATTGCAATTGTTGTAGATGGAACACCTATTGTTTTAACAGTACCTTATTTGTTTATTGAATATTTTCAAGCGAATGAAGATTATTATAATACCTTTATTTTTGCCTCTTTCAATAGATTACTAAAGGTATTTGGATTTTTTTTAACAACAAGTGTACCAGCTATTTATGTAGCTTTAGTAACTTTTCATCAGGAAATGATTCCAACGCCCCTTCTTTTAAGTATTTCAGCAGCAAGGGAAGGGGTCCCATTTCCTACAATTGTAGAGGCGCTAATGTTACTCCTTGCCTTTGAAATATTAAGAGAAGGAGGCGTACGATTACCAGCTCCTATAGGTTCTACCATAGGTTTTGTTGGTGCTATTATATTGGGTCAAGCTGCTGTAGAAGCTAGATTTGTTAGTGCACCTATTGTAATTGTAATTGCTTTAACAGGGATTTCAAAATTTTTAGTGCCTAAGATGATGGGGCCCATTATTGTCCTTAGATTAGTATTTTTATTCCTTTCATCTTTTTTAGGATTGTATGGGTATATATTTGGGGTTATTGGTTTATTTATTCACTTAATGGCAATAAGATCCTTCGGTATACCCTATATGACACCTATTGGGTCTCTTAAGATGCAAGATATAAAAGATACGTTTATTAGAGCTCCTTGGTGGTATATGTATTATCGACCAAAGCTCATAGGGGATAAAAATCCTATAAGGAAGAAAGATTCAAAGATTCCAGAAAAGAGGTAA
- the cwlD gene encoding N-acetylmuramoyl-L-alanine amidase CwlD: MRVLIIRKKWLIGVVIFIMAIIFTLCMNTVLETSKTMTLNKVIIIDAGHGGIDGGAVGKNGVLESKINLEIALRVRKLLEQDGAIVLLTRDQDMGLYSDDGTIRKKKNEDLKNRKKLRDESEADIFVSIHMNSFSESKYYGAQTFYPKNSDESKRLAELMQEEFIRVLDNGNKRVAKQKSDIYLLKQCSMPTVLVECGFLSNPTEERLFQDEKYQEKVAWSIYIGILRYFREDVKS, translated from the coding sequence ATGAGAGTATTAATTATAAGGAAAAAATGGCTTATAGGAGTAGTGATTTTTATAATGGCCATTATTTTTACTCTTTGTATGAATACAGTATTAGAAACGTCAAAGACTATGACTTTGAATAAAGTGATTATAATAGATGCAGGTCATGGAGGGATAGATGGAGGGGCTGTTGGAAAAAATGGTGTTTTAGAGAGCAAGATTAATCTTGAGATTGCACTAAGAGTAAGAAAATTATTAGAGCAGGATGGTGCAATTGTTCTTTTAACAAGGGATCAAGATATGGGATTATATTCTGATGATGGAACTATAAGAAAGAAGAAAAATGAAGATTTAAAGAATAGAAAAAAGCTAAGAGATGAAAGTGAGGCAGATATATTTGTCAGTATTCATATGAATAGTTTTAGTGAGTCAAAATACTATGGGGCTCAAACTTTCTATCCTAAGAATTCAGACGAAAGCAAAAGGCTTGCAGAACTCATGCAGGAAGAATTTATCAGAGTTCTTGATAATGGAAATAAGCGAGTAGCAAAACAAAAGAGTGATATATATTTGTTAAAACAATGCAGTATGCCAACGGTTTTAGTGGAATGTGGTTTTTTATCTAATCCTACAGAAGAAAGATTATTTCAGGATGAGAAATATCAAGAGAAGGTAGCATGGAGTATTTATATTGGTATTCTTAGATATTTTCGTGAAGATGTAAAGAGCTAA
- a CDS encoding AI-2E family transporter — protein MKGWYKRQKFGHYMNLFIVIIFSIIFYKFMDNMNDLYYSISVKMGTIISVLKPFIAAVLIAYILNPMVKWFEFNLLTKISKFKENTKYNRLISTVLVFILFILFIVIVISLVVPRIAMSIKDLLSTLPTFIEDHEHRIVNWIDDLYAQDIYNIEEELQKNINELFRKGSQIFKASLTNLLFSIIAITSRTLNILLSLVVSFYILIDKDKLLKNAERFLRAIFDDDYVDHFKKFCKEADHTFVKFVIGKSIDSFIIGLIALGVLYLMKSPYALLIGIMVMISNMIPYFGPFIGAIIGFIFVAFVSIKKALWVLLFLMLLQQFDGLYLGPKILGDKMGVSPLWIIFSIVLGGSLFGVMGMFLGVPAISVIIMAIRRFVNKRLEEKKNKTLTSK, from the coding sequence ATGAAGGGGTGGTATAAGAGGCAAAAGTTTGGACATTATATGAATCTATTCATAGTGATTATTTTTTCCATTATATTTTATAAGTTTATGGATAATATGAATGATTTATATTATTCTATTTCTGTAAAAATGGGAACCATTATAAGTGTATTAAAACCGTTTATAGCAGCTGTACTCATTGCATATATTCTAAATCCAATGGTTAAGTGGTTCGAATTCAATTTACTGACTAAAATTTCAAAATTTAAAGAAAATACGAAGTATAATCGATTGATTAGTACAGTCCTTGTATTTATATTATTTATATTATTTATAGTAATAGTCATATCTTTGGTTGTTCCAAGAATTGCTATGAGTATTAAAGATTTGTTGAGTACCCTTCCCACATTTATAGAAGATCATGAACACAGAATTGTGAATTGGATTGATGATTTATATGCACAAGATATATATAATATCGAAGAGGAGTTACAAAAAAATATTAATGAGTTATTTCGTAAAGGAAGTCAAATATTTAAGGCTAGTTTAACCAATTTACTGTTTAGTATTATTGCTATTACCTCAAGGACATTAAATATTCTTTTATCATTGGTCGTTTCTTTTTATATTTTGATTGATAAAGATAAATTGTTAAAAAATGCAGAAAGATTTTTGAGAGCAATATTTGATGATGATTATGTAGATCATTTTAAGAAGTTTTGCAAAGAAGCAGATCATACTTTTGTAAAATTTGTTATAGGAAAATCTATTGATTCATTTATTATTGGATTAATTGCTTTAGGTGTATTATATTTGATGAAAAGCCCATATGCATTGTTAATTGGGATTATGGTAATGATTTCAAATATGATTCCTTATTTTGGACCTTTTATAGGTGCAATTATTGGGTTTATTTTTGTAGCTTTTGTTAGTATAAAAAAAGCCTTGTGGGTACTTCTTTTCCTTATGTTATTGCAACAATTTGACGGATTATATTTAGGACCTAAAATATTAGGAGATAAAATGGGTGTTAGTCCACTTTGGATTATATTTTCGATTGTTTTAGGAGGAAGTTTGTTTGGTGTAATGGGTATGTTTTTAGGTGTTCCAGCTATATCCGTAATTATTATGGCTATCAGGCGATTTGTAAATAAAAGATTAGAAGAAAAGAAAAATAAAACATTGACTTCAAAATAA
- a CDS encoding SpoIIE family protein phosphatase yields the protein MTYFIDVAFDSLNKYGEELCGDKVEIIRTKDGMIIVLADGLGSGVKANILATLTSKIAATMLMEGASLDETVDTIMNTLPVCSVRKIAYSTFTIIKINNDGRVYAVEYDNPPLFLIREDEYIHIEKRSIPMNERVIKESNFTLRPGDTLTVVSDGVIHAGVGAILNLGWQWDNVKDHLSRVSGKEKCAKNVTKNLIEVCQNLYANKPGDDTTVVTVKFRKGEEIDMFTGPPKDKNDDPCVIKKFMEGEGKKVVCGGTAANIVARELKEELVVNMDFYDPDVPPTANIKGVDLVTEGVLTLCKVVEKIKRYINASETNAAYKPKDQDGASRLTKMLIEDCTHLNLWVGKAVNPAHQNTDFPIDLTIKLKVVDELIELMEKLGKQVKLTYV from the coding sequence GTGACCTATTTTATAGATGTTGCTTTTGATAGCTTGAATAAATATGGAGAAGAGTTGTGCGGTGACAAAGTAGAAATCATAAGGACAAAGGACGGGATGATTATTGTACTAGCAGATGGGCTAGGAAGCGGTGTAAAAGCAAACATATTAGCAACCTTAACATCAAAAATTGCAGCGACTATGTTGATGGAAGGGGCAAGCCTTGATGAGACAGTAGATACGATTATGAATACTTTGCCTGTATGTAGTGTTAGAAAAATTGCTTATTCAACTTTTACAATTATAAAGATCAACAATGATGGGAGAGTATATGCTGTTGAATATGATAATCCCCCTTTATTTCTTATAAGAGAAGATGAATATATTCATATAGAAAAAAGAAGCATCCCAATGAATGAAAGAGTTATTAAAGAAAGTAATTTCACACTAAGACCTGGAGATACCCTAACTGTAGTAAGTGATGGTGTAATTCATGCAGGAGTAGGAGCTATACTGAACTTAGGTTGGCAGTGGGACAATGTAAAAGATCATTTGAGTAGGGTTTCAGGGAAGGAAAAGTGTGCAAAAAATGTTACCAAAAACCTGATAGAAGTATGTCAAAATCTATATGCTAATAAGCCTGGAGATGATACGACTGTAGTCACAGTGAAATTTCGAAAAGGTGAAGAAATAGATATGTTCACAGGTCCTCCTAAAGATAAGAATGATGACCCTTGTGTAATTAAAAAATTTATGGAAGGGGAAGGAAAAAAGGTTGTTTGTGGAGGAACTGCTGCAAACATTGTAGCAAGAGAATTAAAAGAAGAGTTGGTAGTAAATATGGACTTTTATGATCCAGATGTTCCCCCTACAGCGAATATAAAAGGAGTAGACCTTGTTACTGAAGGAGTTCTTACCCTTTGTAAAGTTGTAGAGAAAATAAAGAGATACATCAATGCATCTGAAACAAATGCAGCGTACAAACCAAAGGATCAAGATGGTGCATCAAGGCTGACGAAAATGCTTATCGAAGATTGTACCCATTTGAATCTATGGGTTGGAAAAGCTGTAAATCCTGCTCATCAAAATACGGATTTTCCAATTGATTTGACCATAAAATTAAAAGTAGTAGATGAGTTGATTGAGTTGATGGAAAAGTTAGGGAAACAAGTAAAATTGACATATGTATAG
- the rplM gene encoding 50S ribosomal protein L13, producing MKSFVAKPHEVERKWYVVDAEGKTLGRLASQVASILRGKNKPTYTPHVDTGDYVIIINAEKVEVTGKKMDQKMYRHHTGYVGHMKEMTYKQLLQKHPERIIEFAVKGMLPKNSLGRQMFKKLKVYSGVEHNHDAQKPEILDI from the coding sequence ATGAAATCATTCGTTGCTAAGCCACATGAAGTAGAAAGAAAGTGGTATGTAGTGGACGCTGAGGGAAAGACATTAGGTCGCTTAGCTTCACAAGTTGCATCAATTTTAAGAGGAAAAAACAAACCAACATATACACCACACGTTGATACAGGAGATTATGTAATCATCATCAATGCAGAAAAAGTTGAAGTAACAGGAAAGAAAATGGATCAAAAGATGTATAGACATCATACAGGTTATGTAGGTCATATGAAAGAAATGACTTATAAGCAATTATTACAAAAGCATCCTGAAAGAATTATTGAATTTGCTGTAAAAGGAATGCTTCCAAAGAATAGTTTAGGAAGACAAATGTTTAAAAAGTTAAAAGTATACAGTGGTGTTGAGCATAATCATGACGCTCAAAAGCCAGAAATATTAGATATATAA
- a CDS encoding [Fe-Fe] hydrogenase large subunit C-terminal domain-containing protein: MSILNFSQANCKNCYKCLRVCPVKAIKIKNEQAEIVEDLCIGCGQCLVVCPQNARQIKSDLQEVKDAIKSKRKVVASIAPTFAGAFSMTDARQIVSALNVLGFSIVEETAIGAEIVAKLYKKYLDSGKYKNLITTSCPSGNYLVEKYFPSLIKYLAPVVSPMIAHGKLLKHEYGMDSYTVFIGPCTGKKIESINFQHKGTIDAVLTFEELTKWLEEENIILSDLVPKPFDGDSSKKGCGFPLEGGVLKSFLNEDKTKYEVIKVDGIDQCMKIFQSIENDHIENVCIEVNTCRGSCVGGSGMPKEEKDFYKSQRKIKEYVKSKKDSLTDENYKDLEHIEFSKKFFDRNIDKKKASEEEIIGILRKIGKYEPEDELNCGGCGYNTCREKAQAVYEGMAELNMCLPFMRSKAERLTNVIFENTPNIIILVDEEMHVKEFNPTAERIFNIKAEEIKDKPISVIMDENMFRKVKETKKDFIGHKVAYSQYGVVLLQSILYLEKQNVLLAIMTNTTSEEKHKKELVRVKEKTIDAAQKVIEKQMRVAQEIASLLGETTAETKIILTKLKQITLDENGDAK, from the coding sequence GTGAGCATCTTGAATTTTTCACAGGCGAATTGTAAAAATTGTTATAAGTGCTTACGGGTTTGTCCTGTGAAGGCAATAAAAATTAAAAATGAACAAGCAGAAATTGTTGAGGATTTGTGTATTGGATGTGGACAATGTTTAGTTGTTTGTCCTCAAAATGCTAGACAAATTAAAAGTGACCTTCAGGAAGTCAAAGATGCAATAAAAAGCAAAAGAAAAGTGGTTGCTAGTATTGCGCCCACCTTTGCTGGAGCATTTTCTATGACGGATGCAAGACAAATTGTATCTGCTTTAAACGTTTTAGGTTTTTCTATTGTTGAAGAAACTGCTATTGGAGCAGAAATCGTTGCAAAATTATATAAAAAGTATTTAGATTCAGGTAAATATAAAAATTTGATTACCACTAGTTGTCCTTCAGGAAATTATTTAGTAGAAAAATATTTTCCATCCTTGATAAAATATTTAGCTCCTGTTGTTTCACCAATGATTGCCCATGGAAAATTATTGAAACATGAATATGGTATGGATAGTTATACTGTATTTATTGGACCTTGTACAGGGAAAAAAATAGAATCTATTAATTTTCAACATAAAGGTACCATTGATGCAGTACTTACTTTTGAAGAATTAACAAAATGGTTAGAGGAAGAAAATATCATTTTAAGTGACCTTGTGCCTAAGCCTTTTGATGGAGATAGTTCAAAGAAAGGATGTGGATTTCCTTTAGAAGGAGGCGTTTTAAAAAGCTTTCTAAATGAGGATAAAACAAAATATGAAGTGATTAAGGTGGATGGAATCGATCAATGTATGAAAATATTTCAATCTATAGAAAATGATCATATAGAAAATGTTTGTATAGAAGTAAATACTTGTAGAGGAAGTTGTGTAGGCGGATCAGGAATGCCTAAAGAGGAAAAAGATTTTTATAAGAGCCAGAGAAAAATAAAGGAATATGTAAAAAGTAAAAAAGATTCTTTGACTGATGAAAACTATAAAGATTTAGAGCATATTGAGTTTTCAAAGAAATTTTTTGATAGAAATATAGACAAGAAAAAAGCAAGTGAAGAAGAAATTATAGGCATTCTAAGAAAGATAGGAAAGTATGAACCAGAGGATGAGCTAAATTGTGGTGGATGTGGTTATAATACATGTCGAGAAAAGGCTCAAGCTGTATATGAAGGAATGGCAGAGCTGAATATGTGCCTTCCTTTTATGAGAAGTAAAGCAGAGCGCTTAACCAATGTGATATTTGAAAATACACCCAATATTATTATCTTGGTAGATGAAGAAATGCATGTGAAAGAATTCAATCCAACAGCAGAAAGAATTTTTAATATAAAGGCAGAAGAAATAAAGGATAAACCAATATCTGTGATTATGGATGAAAATATGTTTCGAAAAGTTAAAGAAACAAAAAAAGATTTTATTGGACATAAGGTTGCTTATTCTCAATATGGTGTGGTATTATTACAAAGTATTTTATACCTAGAGAAGCAAAATGTCTTATTAGCTATTATGACAAATACTACATCAGAGGAAAAACATAAAAAAGAACTAGTTCGGGTAAAAGAAAAAACAATAGATGCAGCGCAAAAAGTTATTGAAAAGCAAATGCGTGTAGCACAAGAAATTGCAAGCCTTCTAGGAGAAACAACGGCAGAGACAAAAATTATTTTAACAAAATTAAAGCAAATCACTTTAGATGAAAATGGTGATGCCAAGTGA
- a CDS encoding aspartyl-phosphate phosphatase Spo0E family protein — protein sequence MSGTELKKRIEETNVELCTLLSTKHYNLLEKDIIKCSQKLDTLIVEYMQTLS from the coding sequence ATGTCAGGAACTGAGCTAAAGAAGAGGATTGAAGAAACAAATGTAGAATTATGTACACTGCTAAGTACCAAGCATTACAATTTACTAGAAAAGGATATTATCAAATGTAGTCAAAAACTTGATACATTGATTGTAGAATATATGCAAACATTATCTTAA
- a CDS encoding 4Fe-4S dicluster domain-containing protein, translating into MRKFESNVQLIKYEVLREVARFAMEGTLEENYEKIPEIIIKGPKPRTRCCIYKERAIMIDRVKLAMGGDRNNPNIIEILEIACDECPINRFTITEACRGCLAHRCSEACPVGAIFHVGQRAYINQEKCIECGRCRDACQYNAVSDVLRPCRGACPTKALTIDTDNRKAVIDNEKCIQCGVCVIQCPFGAIMDKSYIVDVIELLKTKEEKDVHVYAVIAPAIASQFTEAKIGQVVTAIKKLGFHDVVEAALGADIVTLHETHEFAETIEDKKVMTSSCCPAFVSYIKKCYPEFLDKVSTSVSPMIAISKLIKKIDPCAKVVFIGPCMAKKAEIQEPDVKGNTDYVLTFEELCAMIDAADVDIKECREDVLNNASFFGRIFARTGGLTEAIKHVIKEEHIETDFKPISCDGIAECDKALKIAKVGRLQGNFIEGMACKGGCIGGAASLHHGPKDKREVDNYGNLAIEKGVKDALRIFDIDKIDLHRDHKK; encoded by the coding sequence ATGAGAAAATTTGAGAGTAATGTACAGCTAATAAAATATGAAGTATTAAGAGAAGTAGCTAGATTTGCTATGGAAGGAACCCTGGAAGAAAATTATGAAAAAATTCCAGAGATTATTATTAAAGGTCCAAAGCCAAGAACAAGATGTTGTATTTATAAAGAAAGAGCCATCATGATAGATCGTGTAAAGCTTGCTATGGGAGGAGATAGGAATAATCCTAATATTATAGAAATTTTAGAGATTGCATGTGATGAATGTCCTATCAATCGTTTTACTATTACAGAAGCATGTAGAGGATGTCTTGCTCATAGATGTTCAGAGGCTTGTCCTGTAGGTGCAATTTTTCATGTGGGGCAAAGGGCGTATATTAATCAGGAAAAATGTATTGAATGTGGAAGATGTAGAGATGCATGTCAATATAATGCAGTTTCTGATGTATTAAGACCTTGTAGAGGGGCTTGTCCGACGAAAGCCTTGACCATTGATACAGATAATAGAAAAGCTGTTATTGACAATGAAAAATGTATACAATGTGGAGTATGTGTTATTCAATGTCCTTTTGGTGCCATTATGGATAAATCATATATTGTGGATGTTATTGAATTATTAAAAACAAAAGAAGAAAAGGATGTTCATGTATATGCTGTAATTGCGCCTGCTATTGCAAGTCAATTCACAGAAGCAAAAATAGGTCAAGTTGTAACTGCAATCAAAAAATTAGGATTTCATGATGTAGTAGAAGCAGCTTTAGGTGCAGATATTGTAACACTTCATGAAACCCATGAGTTTGCAGAGACAATAGAAGATAAAAAAGTAATGACGAGTTCATGTTGTCCAGCTTTTGTTTCATATATCAAGAAATGTTATCCTGAATTTTTAGATAAGGTTTCTACTTCTGTTTCACCGATGATTGCTATATCTAAATTAATTAAAAAGATAGACCCTTGTGCAAAAGTAGTATTTATTGGTCCATGTATGGCAAAAAAAGCAGAAATTCAAGAACCAGATGTTAAGGGAAATACAGATTATGTTCTTACTTTTGAAGAATTATGTGCAATGATTGATGCTGCTGATGTTGATATTAAGGAATGTAGAGAAGATGTTTTAAATAATGCATCCTTCTTTGGAAGAATATTTGCAAGAACAGGTGGTCTTACAGAAGCCATCAAACATGTTATTAAAGAAGAGCATATTGAAACGGATTTCAAACCAATTTCTTGTGACGGGATTGCAGAATGTGATAAAGCATTGAAAATAGCTAAAGTAGGAAGACTTCAAGGTAATTTTATTGAGGGAATGGCCTGCAAAGGAGGCTGTATTGGAGGAGCCGCATCTCTTCATCACGGACCAAAGGATAAAAGAGAAGTAGACAACTATGGAAACTTAGCTATTGAAAAAGGCGTAAAGGATGCTCTTAGAATATTTGATATAGATAAAATTGATTTGCATCGAGATCATAAAAAATAA
- the rpsI gene encoding 30S ribosomal protein S9, with protein MAKVQYYGTGRRKTSIARVRLVPGEGKITINGRDIDNFFNYETLKRDVRMPLALTETEGKFDVIAKVHGGGFTGQAGALRHGISRALLKAEGELRPILKKAGFLTRDPRMKERKKYGLKKARRAPQFSKR; from the coding sequence ATGGCTAAAGTACAATACTACGGAACAGGTAGAAGAAAAACTTCTATTGCTAGAGTTAGATTAGTTCCTGGAGAAGGAAAAATTACAATCAACGGAAGAGATATAGATAATTTCTTTAATTATGAAACATTAAAAAGAGACGTAAGAATGCCTCTTGCACTTACTGAAACTGAAGGTAAGTTTGACGTTATAGCAAAAGTTCATGGTGGTGGATTCACAGGACAAGCTGGAGCGTTAAGACATGGTATTTCAAGAGCCTTATTAAAAGCTGAAGGAGAGCTTAGACCTATCCTTAAAAAAGCAGGTTTCTTAACAAGAGATCCAAGAATGAAAGAAAGAAAGAAATACGGATTAAAGAAAGCAAGACGTGCACCACAGTTCTCAAAAAGATAA